Proteins co-encoded in one Equus przewalskii isolate Varuska chromosome 27, EquPr2, whole genome shotgun sequence genomic window:
- the KCNE2 gene encoding potassium voltage-gated channel subfamily E member 2 isoform X1 has translation MQQKGKMPTLSNLTQTLEDVFKKIFITYMNNWRRNTTAEQEALQAKVDAENFYYVILYLMVMIGMFSFIIVAILVSTVKSKRREHSNDPYHQYIVEDWQEKYRSQILNLEEPKATIHKNISATEFQMSP, from the coding sequence CAGAAGGGCAAGATGCCCACTTTATCCAATTTGACACAGACCCTGGAAGATGTcttcaaaaagatttttattaccTATATGAACAATTGGCGCAGGAACACGACAGCTGAGCAAGAGGCCCTGCAAGCTAAAGTGGACGCTGAGAATTTCTACTATGTCATCTTGTACCTTATGGTGATGATTGGAATGTTCTCTTTCATCATTGTAGCCATCCTGGTGAGCACGGTGAAATCCAAGCGACGAGAACACTCCAACGACCCCTACCACCAGTACATCGTAGAGGACTGGCAAGAGAAATACAGGAGTCAAATTTTGAATCTAGAGGAACCAAAGGCCACCATCCACAAGAACATTAGTGCAACCGAGTTCCAGATGTCGCCTTGA
- the KCNE2 gene encoding potassium voltage-gated channel subfamily E member 2 isoform X2 encodes MPTLSNLTQTLEDVFKKIFITYMNNWRRNTTAEQEALQAKVDAENFYYVILYLMVMIGMFSFIIVAILVSTVKSKRREHSNDPYHQYIVEDWQEKYRSQILNLEEPKATIHKNISATEFQMSP; translated from the coding sequence ATGCCCACTTTATCCAATTTGACACAGACCCTGGAAGATGTcttcaaaaagatttttattaccTATATGAACAATTGGCGCAGGAACACGACAGCTGAGCAAGAGGCCCTGCAAGCTAAAGTGGACGCTGAGAATTTCTACTATGTCATCTTGTACCTTATGGTGATGATTGGAATGTTCTCTTTCATCATTGTAGCCATCCTGGTGAGCACGGTGAAATCCAAGCGACGAGAACACTCCAACGACCCCTACCACCAGTACATCGTAGAGGACTGGCAAGAGAAATACAGGAGTCAAATTTTGAATCTAGAGGAACCAAAGGCCACCATCCACAAGAACATTAGTGCAACCGAGTTCCAGATGTCGCCTTGA